The DNA segment AGATTGCATCCATGTCCCAGCTTGCGGCCTCGGCAAGAGGGATCGGGAAAGTAACACGGTAGCCGTGGATTACGTCCTGACCGAAAAGCAGAGGAATTTTAAGCCGGGACTTCATGGCAGCTTCCTGGAGGGCTTTTGTATGCTCAAATCCCATAATATTCAGCATTGATCCGATTTTGCCTGTTCTAACATCCTCGAGCTTATTTCCGGAATTGGTAATAGGCCCCGTCTGTTCCCAGTCCCCGCTAAGCTGGTTAAGCTGGCCGATTTTTTCGTCGAGAGTCATCAGGTGCATAACCGAATCGATTCTCTCTTCAACAGGTTTCATCTGGGCATATGACGGAGCAGTATGAAACGAAAACAAAAAAAGTAAAAAGGCGGATATTTTAGTATTAATTTTCATATAAAGTATTTAATTAATGAAAGAATATCTGATTTAGAATGGGATTTTTAAGTTAAAACAGCGTGCCCGGGGACGGCAGGAACTGCTTTAATATTAACCATGTCAAATATACGCCGACGGCTACAAATATGAAACCGCCAAGCATTGTTTTTTGTATGGAATGCGAAATGCTCTAAGTTAACAATTCATATAACACACAGAGGCTTACAAAGGGATAATGACCGCAAAGCCGTAGGGGGAAACTGAGGGCTGGAGGTGCATTGAGATACCGGAATTATCTTTTGATCCGTAGCTAACAATAGCCTGCCCGATAAAATGCCCGATTGCAGCGCCAAGTATGGTATCTGATAGCCAGTGCTTATCGTCGTACATGCGCTGGAAAGCTGTAAAAGCAGCGAGGCTGTATAGCCCAATGGAGGCATATGTATTGTTAATTCTTGCGGCCAGGACTGAAGACATTGCAAAAGCGACGGTGCTGTGGCCCGAAGGAAGCGATATATGTTCGTTTTTAAACTGGAGGCCCCTGAACTTAAAAGCTCCTTCATTCAGGTATGGGCGTGA comes from the Ignavibacteria bacterium genome and includes:
- a CDS encoding glycosyl hydrolase, which translates into the protein MKINTKISAFLLFLFSFHTAPSYAQMKPVEERIDSVMHLMTLDEKIGQLNQLSGDWEQTGPITNSGNKLEDVRTGKIGSMLNIMGFEHTKALQEAAMKSRLKIPLLFGQDVIHGYRVTFPIPLAEAASWDMDAI